The Methylocystis sp. ATCC 49242 region GGCGCTTGTCGCAACATTTAAGCCTTCTTCAGCCGCACGCCCGGCCCGCCGCCATTTTCGGCAATGAACTCGACCCCCGCCGCCTCGAGGGCGGCGCGGATGGCGGCGACAGTGCGGGGCTTCAGGTCTTCCCCGGCTTCGAGGCGGGAGATCGTGTCTGTGGAAACGCCGGAAATCTTTGCCAAGTCTCGCACGCCGATCCCGAGGGCGACCCTGGCCATCTTGCATTGAACCGCGAGCATTTCTAGACACCGTTCCGATTTTTCTTGACTACGTTCCGATTCATTGCTTATCGTATCCGCGTTCTGATTTCTGAACAAGGTAAAGCAACGCGGAAACCACCATTTCCGCGAACGCCGGAGGCTTGCCCAATGGACCCCGCTTTCTTCTTCGCCCTCGCCCCCTTCGCCGCCTTGTGGCTGGCCTTTGTCGCCCATGAGGCGAGCAAGGCCGTTTCCGCGATCCGGGGAGGCCGCCGCCATGGCTGACCCGATCTTTGCGGCCATCGCCGAGTGGGAGCGCCTCGAAGCGCTTCACATTGAAGCAATCAATGCGGCGGACGCAATCGACGACGAAGACAGCGCCGAATTTGCCGCGGCGGACCATGCGCAAGACGTGGCCTGTTCGGCCGTCGCCGATCACGAGCGGAGGATTCTCGACATGCGCCCGCAGACGGTCGCGGGGGCGCTGGCGCTCCTGCGCTTCATTGCGACGATCGAGCAGGACTACCTCGGCAATGAGTGGAAGAAGGGCGACGCCATTCGCGCCTGCGCCGATCTGATCGAGGCGGCGCCATGAGCCAGCGCCTATTTGTCGAACTGGACGGCAACCTCCGCCACCGCCTCGAAGCCGTGGTCGATATGCTGATTGACCTTCTCGACCAGTTGGACGGCGACCCAGACCTGGAAGACGACGACGCGGAGGAAGTCGCTTGACCGTTGACCCCGCAATTCTCGCGGCCGCCGCCGCCGAATATCACGAGCAACGCGGCGACCGGTCGCGCATCGTCGTCGGGCTTCCGGCCGCGCCACAAGTCGAACTGGTCCGCGCCGACGCAATCGAGCCAGAGCCCATTCGTTGGCTCTGGCTCGGCTGGATGGCGAAGGGCAAGCTGCACATCATCGGCGGCTCGCCCGGCGCCGGAAAGACGACCATCTGCCTGCGGATGGGGGCGACTGTTTCGAAGGGCGGCGCATGGCCCGACGGCTCACACGCGCCCATTGGCAACGTCGTCATCTGGTCCGGCGAGGATGACCCCGCCGACACTCTTGTTCCCCGCCTGATCGCCTCGGGCGCGGATATGCGGCGCATCTTCTTCGTCGGCGGCGTCTACAGCGGCGATATCGCCCGCGCCTTCGACCCTTCCCGCGACATTGGCCCCTTGCAGGCGGCGATCGAACGGGCGGGAGGCGCGGCGTTGATAATCGTGGACCCTATCGTGAACGCCGTGACCGGCGACAGCCACAAGAATACGGAAACCCGGCGCGGCCTTCAGCCTCTCGTGGACCTCGCGGCGGCGACGGACGCGGCCCTGATCGGGGTGACGCATGTCGCGAAAGGCTCGGCGGGACGGGAGCCCCTGGAGCGCCTCTCCGGCTCGCTGGCCTTCGGCGCCGTGGCGCGAATTGTCCTGATGGCGGCGAAGAAGGCAGAGGACGACGGGCCAGCGCCGCGCATCGTCTGTCGCGTGAAATCGAACATCGGTCCCGACGGCAATGGCTTCACCTATGAAATATGCCAGACGGGCATTGTCGGGCATCCGGGCGTCGAAACGTCCTATGTCGAATGGGGCGAGGCGGTGAAGGGAAGCCCGCGCGAGCTGCTTGGCGAGCCCGACGGCGACAAGGGGCGCGCCGAAAGCGACGCCGAGACGTTCCTGAAGGCGTTGCTTGCCGACGGGCCGATGGCGGCGAAGGACGTGAAGGAAGCCGCCGAGGCGAATGGGCTGGCGTGGCGGACAGTGAGGCGGGCGCAGAAGGCGCTTGGCGTGAAGGTGGCCCGCTCTGGATTCGGACCGGAAGGGCAATGGACGTGGAGCCTTCAACCATAGGTGGCCAAAGATGGCCACGCGAAAAACCTGGCCACCTATGGCCACCTATGAGCGAGACCACCAAAGATGGCCATAGGTGGCCAAAAAAAGAGATAGACGGCTTTGGCCACCTATGGGCCGGAGGCTCAACCAGAGGACAATAGACGATGACCATTCACGATAAGACCGTGCTCGAGCTGGCCGCGTTATTGTGGCGAATCCGGCTCGCCGGATGGGCACTTAAAGTCGGGACGCGCACCATATCCGCAGGCCGGGCGCTCGTGGCGCTCGGGGAGCGGCTCACCCCGAGGACGTGAGACATGGCGACGCCCGCTGGCGGATATGACCGGGCCGCGATCCTCCGCGACGCTCACAAGCGCTACAGGGACGGCAAGCGCCTCGGGCTCGGGTGGAGCTGGTCGCAATGCCTCTCGACAGCATGGGCGGCGGCAAAGCAACGGCGGGCCCTCGCCGAAGACGCGAAGAAAAGGCAGGGACAGCGGAATGACCTGAAGCCGCATAACATTCGGGCAGATCTGCCCAGAAGTTCAGAGGCGGACCGTCCACGCGAACAGGCTGCGAAGGTCGTCGCCACCTGAGCGCCGGCCAGCTTGCCCTCATCGCCCTCGATCTCGAAAAACTCTTCGCCGAAGACGCGAAGAAAAGGCAGGTCGAAGCCGGAAAGCAATTCGGGCGAGGGCAAGAAAAGCTTGTCGCAGACCTGCGACAAGCTAAGGACGGCAAGTCCACGCGAACAGGCTGCGAAGGTCGTCGCCACCTGAGCGCCGGCCAGCTTGCCCTCATCGCCCTCGATCTCGAAAAACTCTTCGCCAAAGACGCGAAGAAAAGGCAGGGACAGCGGAATGACCTGAAGTCGCAGAACATTCCGGCAGACTTGCCGGAATGTCGCCAACGTGAGTCCCGCGAACAGGCTGCGAAGGTCGTCGGCGCTTCCGGGCGCGGCGTGAGTTGCCTTGCGGATTGCGGCTTGCCTGTTTAGGTTGAGCAAACGCCGGCGTCGTCCATTCGCCGGAACACGAGAGCCCCGCGACCACGGATGAACTGGCGCGGGGTTTTTTCTATCGAGGGCCTCGATATGATCGGCGTTCCCTTCCTCGATCTGAAGCACGGCCAGTGCAAGTTCGCCCTGGGGAGCATTGACGATCCGCCGGCGCTCTTCTGTGGCGAGGCTTCCGCCACGGGCTCGCCCTACTGCGCGGCGCATCATGCCATCTGCTATCCGCCCAGGGCGAAGAATGAGAGGGGCGGCTTGTTCGCCATCGTTCGCCGACAATCGCGACAAAATGGCGGATTGGATGGCGGATTGGCTCCGCTGCAACATTCATAAATTCTTTGAATACAAAGATTTATGCACAGAAAATGGCGGACACCTCTTCCGCCAGTTTGCAGTCGCAAACCCAAAACGCCTTCCCCTCAGAGCCGAAAAACCTCGTTATTTCCGAAGGGTTTGCGGCCGATATCTCCACGTCAGAGACGACCGAAGACCGAATTTTCGGTCTCTGAACGGCTTTTGTCTCAGGAGGTCACCACGCCCCCCATTTCGGTGGAGATAAACAACTTCAATGAGTTGCATGCATTTTAGATGTTTCTGTTTTGCAACCCTTTTCGCCGCCCGGATGACTTAGCAACCCGGCGTGGAGGGCGCGACTCGACGCTCACCAATGTTCCTGCTATGTTCTATCAATCAGAGGCGACCTTTCGAGGCGAGCGCCATGGCGAGCATCACCTACTTCGTCGTGCTGTCATTCATTCGAGACGAGGACGGCGACCTCATTCCAGAACGCCCGGTCGAGCGTCAAAGCGCGCAGTCGGCCAAGTCATATGCCAAGGCGCTGGTCACCGCCGGCAAGGCGGGCGCGATCGCATTCCAAAGAACCGGAGATCCAAGCGTCGGCGAATTCGATGAGGCTGAAATCCTTGCGCGAGAAGGCAACGTCCCCGACGATCTTTTTGATTTGGCCCTCTAACGCTGCCTGCATCGGTAGGCTTCACATTCGATCCCACAAGTCCTCTGGCCACGCCTCAGGGGCGTAAACGAGTGGCAATTCCAGCTCAGGCGTGTAGAGGAGAGACAGCCGTTCATCCTCAATCGGACAATCGCCATCCCAAGCATACGACACTGAGCCATCCTCGCGAGACGATACCCACGCCGGCCAGTATGTTGGATCAAGCTCAAATTTGCGCGCGAAACCGCGTAATTTATAAAGTCCACTATAGTTTTTCATTTCGACTATCAGTCGACGCCCATGCAACTCTACTTCTACTGTTCCAAGGTACAGCCTCTTTATTGCGCCGTTCTGCCATTTCTCGATCGGCTCAATGCTTTTCGCTGTATCCCGGAGAACTACCAGCATTGGGTTAAACTCCAAGATAATTTAGTTGTGAACATCACGTTACCCATGGGCGACCTGTGACCACGCTATAACTCCGTTCATTCTAAGGCAATTACGCTGATCGCCGCGGTCCACACTTACCGCGATCAAGACTCGATGCGAGATTAAAGCAATTGATCCCTCGCGGGATTAGGTTCCAGTTTCCATGGCACCTGAGCCCCGCCAGCTTAGTCTAGCGGTCACCCGAAACGGCGATATTCTGCTCGATCCACGGCAGAGTGGCAGTCTCGGTTAGCGCCTCAAGCGAAACCCGACACGGTCGCTGCTCAATCACCAACGCCTGCAGCACGTCGGGCGCGAGATAAGCAAGGCGGAAATAGCGGCTGACGAAAGAGAGGCCGAGATTCTCCGTCTTCGCGATCTCCGTCAAAGTCGCCACTTCTCCCCTATCCAATTTCCTCCGCCAACCCCACGCCCGACCGATCGCTCGCAGCACATGCGGATCCTGCCGTCTGGCGGTCAGCGCCTCGACGTTCTCTGGCGGCAGGATCTTCGGCCGGCCATTCCGCTTCTTGAACGTCAGCGGAATGAACACCCGGATCGTGGCGGGTTGACCGGTCATGCAATGGCTTCCTTTCCTTCCGGCGAGAGCATTTCGCGAACGATGGCGCCGACGTCGTGATTGCAAAGATCAACGGCGACGCCGCCGCTGCCCACCGTGACGCGCTCGACAACCAGCTGGACGATACGGGCCTGCTCGGCGGGAAATAGCGATCCCCAGAGCTCGTCGAAGCCCGCGAGAGCCGAGACCACCGCCTTCTCGTCGGGCTCCTGCCCGGCGTTGCGCAACGCCTCGATCGCGCGCGCCGCCACCTCCGGCGTGCGCAGCATGCGTCGCATCTCCCCGATCACCACACCCTCGACCATGCCTGCAGGGAGCCGCTGTGGGCCCGTGGGCGCGCTCGTGGCGCGGTTCTTTATGAGGTCCATGGAGGTGTTGTAGCGGTAGAGTTTTGCGCCCTTCCGGGCCGCCGTGGGCGTCATGGCGACTCCGCTCTCCATGAAGATCAGCCCCTTCAGCAGCGCCGGGGTCGACGTGCGGGTATTGGCGGCGCGGGCGCGCGGGCTCTCGCCCAGAATGGCGTGAGCCTTGTCCCAGAGATCCGCTCCGATGATCGCCTCGTGCTCCCCCGGGTAGGACGCTCCCTTGTGGCAGGCCTCGCCGAGATAGACCCGGTTGTTGAGAACTCGATACAGGAAGCCCTTGTCGATTAATGCGCCACGCTTGTTTCGCAGCCCCTTCTCGGAGAACTCCTTCGCAAGAATTGTCGCCGAGCCCAGTTCGACGAAACGCTCGAAGATCATGCGGACTGTCGCAGCCTCCGTCTCATTGATCACGAGTTTGCGGTCTTTTGCATCGTAGCCCATCGGCACGAATCCGCCCATCCACATCCCGCGTTTGCGAGAGGCGGCGAACTTGTCACGGATGCGTTCGCCGATGACCTCCCGCTCGAACTGGGCGAAGGAGAGCAGAATGTTCAGCGTCAGCCTGCCCATGGAGGTCGTGGTGTTGAACGACTGGGTCACGCTCACAAACGTGACGTTGTGCCGGTCGAAAATCTCGACCAGCTTAGCGAAGTCTATCAAGGAGCGCGACAGGCGATCGATCTTGTAGACGACGATCACGTCGATTAGGCCGGCCTCAATGTCGGCGATCAGCTGCCGGAGTGCGGGCCGGTCGAGATTACCCCCGGAGTAACCGCCGTCGTCGTAGCGGTCGCGGGCGACCCAACCCTCGGCCTTCTGGCTGGCGACATAGGCCTCGCAGGCCTCGCGCTGGGCGTCGAGGGAGTTGAATTGCATGTCCAACCCTTCCTCCGAGCTTTTCCTCGTGTAGATCGCGCAGCGCTGGCGCTTGGGCATGGCGATGACGGAAGCGGACTTGCCTTTCATTTGCGCCCCCGCGACTCGCGAATGCCGAAGAAGCGCCAGCCGTTCCATTGCACGTCGGTGATGGCTCGGGCGATGGCGGAGAGGGATTTGTATTTGCGCCCCTGCCACTCGAAGCCGTCCGTCAGAACGGTGACGGTGTGCGCGATACCCTCCCACTCGCGCACGAAGCGCGTTCCGGCGACAGGGCTACGCGGGTCGCTGATATTTGAGCGCGCTGGAGCCTTCCCCTCGACCTCATCGGCCAGCGCATCCAGCATCCGCCGTGTCTCACGGCCGAGGCCGCCATAGGTCAGTTCCTGGATGCGATAGCCAATCCGCATCTCCAGGTTGCTGCGGCTGTAACTGATTGGCGGCGCGTCGAACAGCGCCTCCCACTTCTCCCGCAACTCCTTCACCGACATCTTCTTCAGCGCCGTCAGCTGAGACAGAACCGACCTGTCCAGCGCCGGGTCGTCGCCCGGCGCCGGCAGTCTATCGATCTCTTTAGTCGCACCTCTCATCATCGCCCTCCAACTCGGTTGCGCCGTTTGCGACCGTCACACCGGTGTTCCGGGGCGAGAATGTCCACTAAACTGTCTCCGGTTTCGGGAGATAAAGAACTCGACTTCTGAGACCACATGCGCCTCAGGCCGGCGGCGAGGATCTGGCCGAGTTCGGACAGGCGTTCATGATGCGACAAGCAACTTGGCGCAACCGCATTGGGGCCGGAGGAGGGTGCAGGCATCAAGACCGCTCGCGTGCGTTTCGGAATTCACGAACGGTAGGCAAATCACGCTGGTTATGCAAATAATTCAATGTCTTATCGAATTTCCAAGAGTCGCATAGAAGTGCTTCGCAATTCCGAGAAATAGAAAATCACCCCATGGGCGGCGGGGCCCGCGAATCATTACGCGGTTATGTGAGGTGCTGGACCTGGACGTCGCCCCAACGCTGGCTCAGATATTGAGCGACTAGGCGGCGATGGCAGTGGTGAGGTTTATCCTCACTGCAGAGGAGACAACCATCATTTATCGCCTCTTTGGGAATGGACTTCTCTATCTGACGCTTGTCCATGAGTTCAAGGAACTCGCACTCATATTTGCTCCAGTTTTTATGCTCCTTTCGGTAATCATCTAGCATCTTCTGGGTCGGTGCCAAGTCCGGGAAATGCACATAACCGATTCCACAAATTTCCTTCAGGAAATATTCAAGGTCGTCACGCTTGGCGAAGCCCGCTAGCTGCGAGACATTGTTTAGCCGTACGTCGACAATTCGCTTTGCTCCAGAAGATCGCAACAATTCGAAAAATTTTTTGGCACTTTTCTTCGTGAAGCCGATCGTAAATATCTTCATGCTACTCCTCCGACTCAGCATTGTCGTCATTCGTATATGCGACCCGACTCTCCTGGACCGCTAAAGCTTCTCGTAATAAATCCTCTTTGTCCCGGAACAAATCTTCGCGCGGCAGCCCAACCAGATCCAACAGCCGCTCCATGGCTTCAGCATGTGGCTCCAGCTTCCCGTTCGCGTGAATATGCTTTATGTCGAATGCTTCACTTTCCAGGGCGCGCGAGACCAGCAAGGTTCTATGACACTCGAGTGGCTCACGCTCAGCACACATCAGCGCAATTCTGTGGGTGCTCGCGCCTCTCTTTAAACGCTCGATTCCTTCGTGGAACTCCGCTCTCTGGGCAAGGCGTGAATACTGTACGCGCCCCTTCACATAGCAACTGGGATCATCCGAACGCGCGCCCAACTCCTTGCCCAAGAAAACATATTTGATACCGTGCTCTTTGAGATACTCGCCGAGGGCCGCGCGATTGAATTGAGGTGTCAATGGCGGGGACAAAATGTGCATGAAGGCGGGGTAAAAGTGTACCGGTCTGGTTTCGAGAAAAGGGCCGCACGGCCCTTGTAGTTTAGTTGACGCGGGCGTTGAGGCGCGCGGAGCGTAGCGCAGCGCGGTTCAACGCGCGCGACGGCGATCAGTTCGTCGTGTCGGCGCCTCCTTTGTCGATTGCGGGCGCGTCGGGGAGATCGCGGTTTCGCCGTTGCGCTTTCTTTGCGGTCGAGAGGCGATAGCTCCCGCCGTTCATTTCCAGAATGTGGACATGATGGGTGAGCCGGTCGAGCAATGCGCCGGTGAGACGCTCGGAGCCAAACACCGACGTCCATTCATCAAAGGGCAGATTGCTGGTCACCAGCGTCGCACCGCGTTCATAGCGCTGGCTGAAGACCTCGAAGAGCAGCTCTGAGCCGACCGCCGTGAACGGCGCATAGCCCAGTTCGTCGACGATCAGCAGTTTGACGGTGTTGAGATGCTTTTGCAGCGCGCGCAGGCGGCGCTCGTCGCGCGCCTCCATCAGTTCGTGCACAAGAGCCGCGGCGGTCGTGAACGCGACGCT contains the following coding sequences:
- a CDS encoding helix-turn-helix transcriptional regulator, translated to MLAVQCKMARVALGIGVRDLAKISGVSTDTISRLEAGEDLKPRTVAAIRAALEAAGVEFIAENGGGPGVRLKKA
- a CDS encoding AAA family ATPase; the encoded protein is MTVDPAILAAAAAEYHEQRGDRSRIVVGLPAAPQVELVRADAIEPEPIRWLWLGWMAKGKLHIIGGSPGAGKTTICLRMGATVSKGGAWPDGSHAPIGNVVIWSGEDDPADTLVPRLIASGADMRRIFFVGGVYSGDIARAFDPSRDIGPLQAAIERAGGAALIIVDPIVNAVTGDSHKNTETRRGLQPLVDLAAATDAALIGVTHVAKGSAGREPLERLSGSLAFGAVARIVLMAAKKAEDDGPAPRIVCRVKSNIGPDGNGFTYEICQTGIVGHPGVETSYVEWGEAVKGSPRELLGEPDGDKGRAESDAETFLKALLADGPMAAKDVKEAAEANGLAWRTVRRAQKALGVKVARSGFGPEGQWTWSLQP
- a CDS encoding GcrA family cell cycle regulator — translated: MNWRGVFSIEGLDMIGVPFLDLKHGQCKFALGSIDDPPALFCGEASATGSPYCAAHHAICYPPRAKNERGGLFAIVRRQSRQNGGLDGGLAPLQHS
- a CDS encoding recombinase family protein; translated protein: MKGKSASVIAMPKRQRCAIYTRKSSEEGLDMQFNSLDAQREACEAYVASQKAEGWVARDRYDDGGYSGGNLDRPALRQLIADIEAGLIDVIVVYKIDRLSRSLIDFAKLVEIFDRHNVTFVSVTQSFNTTTSMGRLTLNILLSFAQFEREVIGERIRDKFAASRKRGMWMGGFVPMGYDAKDRKLVINETEAATVRMIFERFVELGSATILAKEFSEKGLRNKRGALIDKGFLYRVLNNRVYLGEACHKGASYPGEHEAIIGADLWDKAHAILGESPRARAANTRTSTPALLKGLIFMESGVAMTPTAARKGAKLYRYNTSMDLIKNRATSAPTGPQRLPAGMVEGVVIGEMRRMLRTPEVAARAIEALRNAGQEPDEKAVVSALAGFDELWGSLFPAEQARIVQLVVERVTVGSGGVAVDLCNHDVGAIVREMLSPEGKEAIA
- a CDS encoding DUF2924 domain-containing protein, whose protein sequence is MRGATKEIDRLPAPGDDPALDRSVLSQLTALKKMSVKELREKWEALFDAPPISYSRSNLEMRIGYRIQELTYGGLGRETRRMLDALADEVEGKAPARSNISDPRSPVAGTRFVREWEGIAHTVTVLTDGFEWQGRKYKSLSAIARAITDVQWNGWRFFGIRESRGRK
- a CDS encoding DUF488 family protein, which codes for MKIFTIGFTKKSAKKFFELLRSSGAKRIVDVRLNNVSQLAGFAKRDDLEYFLKEICGIGYVHFPDLAPTQKMLDDYRKEHKNWSKYECEFLELMDKRQIEKSIPKEAINDGCLLCSEDKPHHCHRRLVAQYLSQRWGDVQVQHLT
- a CDS encoding DUF488 family protein, encoding MHILSPPLTPQFNRAALGEYLKEHGIKYVFLGKELGARSDDPSCYVKGRVQYSRLAQRAEFHEGIERLKRGASTHRIALMCAEREPLECHRTLLVSRALESEAFDIKHIHANGKLEPHAEAMERLLDLVGLPREDLFRDKEDLLREALAVQESRVAYTNDDNAESEE
- the istB gene encoding IS21-like element helper ATPase IstB, which codes for MTTSHEPGSQTIVAPQVLLGNHLKALKLPTFAREYEKVALESAQDRADYPRYLLRLCELERIDRERRNVERRIRLARFTQVKSLDTFDFTAQPSLNKPLVLELARCEWIEKRQNCIALGPSGTGKTHVALALGLAACQKGFSVAFTTAAALVHELMEARDERRLRALQKHLNTVKLLIVDELGYAPFTAVGSELLFEVFSQRYERGATLVTSNLPFDEWTSVFGSERLTGALLDRLTHHVHILEMNGGSYRLSTAKKAQRRNRDLPDAPAIDKGGADTTN